The Rhinolophus ferrumequinum isolate MPI-CBG mRhiFer1 chromosome 4, mRhiFer1_v1.p, whole genome shotgun sequence genome has a window encoding:
- the MBD3L1 gene encoding methyl-CpG-binding domain protein 3-like 1, with amino-acid sequence MVKTSQRKHRDWVNQCKPKPDLSISIPLRMSSYIFKSPVTRITSHPGNEVRCHQWEETLDKPQQVCWQKRLQGLQACSSTGQLLSPFDLAKALPKLVPHCTSESLSGVLAGGPHCSSMPTPAWSSHMAEMIPGAGLGIPQLLCKQFLVTEKDIRKQERKMKMARERLAIVLIADRLASEAEKVRDQEEHSGKHDGKKEKMVQRKWSTALY; translated from the coding sequence atggTCAAGACCTCACAGAGGAAGCATCGTGATTGGGTAAACCAATGTAAACCGAAGCCTGATTTAAGCATATCCATCCCTTTGAGAATGTCCAGTTACATATTCAAGAGTCCAGTGACTAGAATCACATCCCACCCTGGCAATGAGGTCAGATGCCATCAATGGGAGGAAACCTTGGACAAGCCCCAGCAGGTATGCTGGCAGAAGAGACTGCAAGGACTCCAGGCCTGCAGCAGCACAGGACAACTGTTAAGTCCTTTCGATCTTGCCAAAGCCTTGCCCAAACTTGTGCCTCATTGCACAAGTGAATCCCTGTCAGGTGTTCTCGCAGGTGGTCCGCACTGCAGCTCCATGCCCACCCCTGCCTGGTCCTCACATATGGCAGAGATGATTCCAGGAGCTGGCCTGGGTATCCCACAGCTCCTCTGCAAACAGTTTCTGGTGACTGAGAAAGATAtcaggaagcaggaaaggaaaatgaagatggCAAGAGAGAGACTGGCAATAGTATTGATTGCAGACAGACTGGCAAGTGAGGCAGAGAAAGTGAGGGACCAAGAAGAACATTCTGGAAAACACGATGGCAAAAAAGAGAAGATGGTGCAGAGGAAATGGAGCACAGCACTTTATTAA